One segment of Shewanella piezotolerans WP3 DNA contains the following:
- the ispC gene encoding 1-deoxy-D-xylulose-5-phosphate reductoisomerase, whose amino-acid sequence MQSLVILGATGSIGASTLNVVKCNHEQYRVFALVANTNVAKMLEICIEHRPLVAHMVNAQAATELKRLLPSELAIEVTTGEDELLSLVSCAEVDTVMAAIVGAAGLPSTLAAVKAGKRVLLANKESLVMSGQLFIEAMQSSGATVLPVDSEHNAIFQCLSERTQLEIGRCDLAGAGISHILLTGSGGPFLNSELSTLSSMTPAQACKHPNWSMGQKISVDSASMMNKGLEYIEARWLFNASAEQLKVVIHPQSVIHSMVQYRDGSVIAQLGNPDMRTPIAHCMSFPQRISSGVEPLDFFKVGQLSFLEPDFNRFPCLALAIEACKQGQEATTVLNAANEISVQAFLEGQIRFTDIAIINEQSFKHVTAQSLTTIDDIMALDSQARQYALEAVNKLK is encoded by the coding sequence ATGCAAAGTTTGGTGATTTTAGGTGCGACGGGCTCAATCGGTGCAAGCACATTAAATGTTGTTAAATGCAACCATGAGCAATACCGAGTATTTGCACTCGTCGCTAATACTAATGTCGCCAAGATGCTTGAGATCTGTATTGAGCATCGCCCATTAGTTGCACATATGGTTAATGCTCAAGCGGCTACAGAGCTTAAGCGATTACTTCCAAGTGAATTGGCGATAGAAGTCACCACTGGGGAAGATGAACTTTTATCGCTTGTGAGTTGCGCTGAAGTTGATACTGTCATGGCTGCAATTGTAGGGGCAGCGGGATTGCCTTCGACATTAGCGGCTGTTAAAGCTGGAAAGCGCGTATTACTGGCGAACAAAGAATCGTTAGTGATGTCGGGACAGTTGTTCATTGAGGCGATGCAATCTTCTGGGGCGACGGTTTTACCGGTAGATAGCGAGCATAATGCAATTTTTCAGTGTTTATCTGAGCGCACTCAATTAGAGATTGGCCGCTGTGATTTAGCTGGCGCCGGTATATCTCATATTTTGCTAACGGGTTCGGGTGGGCCGTTTTTAAATTCTGAGTTATCTACGCTGTCTTCAATGACGCCTGCACAAGCTTGTAAACATCCTAATTGGTCGATGGGACAGAAGATCTCAGTTGATTCAGCTAGCATGATGAACAAGGGCCTAGAGTACATCGAAGCCCGCTGGCTGTTTAATGCCAGTGCTGAGCAGTTGAAAGTCGTTATTCACCCACAAAGTGTGATCCATTCAATGGTACAGTATCGAGATGGCTCGGTTATCGCACAACTGGGAAATCCTGATATGCGTACACCTATTGCGCATTGCATGTCTTTTCCACAGAGAATTAGCTCGGGAGTTGAACCTTTAGACTTTTTCAAAGTCGGACAGTTAAGCTTCTTAGAACCTGATTTCAATCGCTTCCCATGTTTAGCGTTAGCAATTGAAGCGTGTAAACAAGGACAAGAAGCGACTACCGTTCTAAATGCTGCCAATGAAATATCCGTTCAGGCGTTTTTAGAAGGTCAGATACGTTTCACCGATATAGCCATTATCAATGAACAGAGCTTTAAGCACGTAACGGCGCAATCATTAACCACTATTGACGATATTATGGCGTTAGATAGCCAAGCACGACAATATGCATTAGAAGCTGTTAATAAGCTCAAATAG
- a CDS encoding phosphatidate cytidylyltransferase — MLKQRIITALWLIPLVFGAIFGLPTEYFSWALLGVFLIAAKEWGRIIDSQCEMTQWSFTITIGVLLIALNIMVPADEIWFKGMMHPIFLGVIAMGGLWWLISFLMVISFPKSAGFWKKSHMLKSMFGQLTLIPCFVSLLSLKALSTDASPYYGGTLVFLVMLVVWATDSGAYFAGKSFGKRKLMPNVSPAKTIEGLLGGLATTMIIVAGVMYFSPEQELGLLVAVTLFVALASAVGDLSESMFKRVANIKDSGTILPGHGGVLDRIDSLTAALPVFTLIYIAFWM; from the coding sequence TTGCTAAAACAACGAATAATAACAGCATTATGGTTAATCCCTTTAGTTTTTGGTGCCATCTTTGGCTTACCAACTGAGTATTTCTCTTGGGCATTATTGGGTGTCTTTCTCATTGCCGCTAAGGAGTGGGGACGCATCATTGATAGTCAGTGTGAAATGACCCAATGGAGCTTTACTATCACTATTGGCGTTTTATTAATAGCGCTTAACATTATGGTACCAGCTGACGAAATATGGTTTAAAGGCATGATGCACCCGATATTTTTAGGGGTGATTGCAATGGGAGGTCTTTGGTGGCTTATCTCATTTTTAATGGTGATCTCTTTTCCCAAAAGTGCTGGCTTTTGGAAAAAGAGCCATATGCTAAAATCTATGTTTGGTCAGTTGACGCTCATCCCATGTTTCGTTTCATTACTATCTCTAAAAGCGCTTAGCACTGATGCTTCACCATACTATGGCGGCACTTTAGTCTTTTTAGTTATGTTAGTGGTTTGGGCGACCGATTCCGGCGCCTATTTTGCCGGCAAGTCATTCGGTAAGCGCAAGCTAATGCCGAATGTAAGTCCAGCTAAAACCATTGAAGGCTTACTTGGTGGATTGGCAACAACTATGATTATTGTTGCTGGGGTAATGTATTTTTCACCTGAGCAAGAGTTAGGGCTTTTAGTTGCAGTAACCCTATTTGTTGCACTTGCTTCAGCAGTGGGTGATCTGTCTGAAAGTATGTTTAAGCGAGTCGCTAATATTAAAGACTCAGGCACCATCTTACCTGGTCACGGCGGTGTGTTAGATCGTATTGATAGTTTAACTGCGGCCCTGCCTGTATTTACCCTGATATATATAGCTTTTTGGATGTAA
- the uppS gene encoding polyprenyl diphosphate synthase, translating into MSFDSPSDKEVSEALPDELSALVKQSIPKHVAIIMDGNGRWAQAQGKPRVVGHKAGVKAVRRAVSTARTLGVESLTLFAFSSENWRRPDKEVSLLMELFFTVLQRELKLLDKNDVRLNIIGDISRFSSRLQKQIATAQEKTANNCGLVLNVAANYGGRWDIMQAAQKLAAKVEAGEMSSEQFTEEALNEHLCMHNQSEVDLMIRTGGDYRISNFVLWQAAYAELVFTDTLWPDFDEDAFKDAIVKFASRQRRFGLTGTQIDTIRAL; encoded by the coding sequence ATGTCATTCGATTCCCCATCTGACAAGGAAGTGTCAGAAGCATTACCTGATGAGCTATCAGCGCTGGTAAAACAGTCTATCCCTAAACACGTTGCTATCATAATGGATGGCAATGGACGTTGGGCACAGGCACAAGGGAAGCCGCGAGTTGTTGGCCATAAGGCTGGCGTGAAGGCGGTAAGACGGGCTGTGAGCACAGCACGTACGTTAGGCGTCGAATCATTAACTCTGTTTGCTTTTTCAAGTGAGAACTGGCGTCGACCTGACAAAGAGGTCAGCTTGCTAATGGAGCTGTTTTTTACGGTGTTACAACGTGAGTTGAAACTACTCGATAAAAATGATGTACGACTCAATATAATTGGTGATATCAGTCGCTTTTCAAGCAGATTGCAAAAGCAGATTGCCACCGCTCAAGAAAAAACGGCTAACAATTGTGGTTTAGTACTCAATGTTGCGGCTAACTATGGTGGACGTTGGGACATCATGCAAGCGGCACAAAAGCTCGCGGCGAAAGTTGAAGCAGGTGAAATGAGCAGCGAGCAGTTCACTGAAGAGGCACTGAACGAGCACCTTTGTATGCACAATCAATCTGAAGTTGATTTAATGATCCGCACTGGTGGTGATTACAGGATCAGCAATTTTGTACTTTGGCAGGCCGCATATGCAGAGTTAGTATTTACTGACACGCTATGGCCCGACTTTGATGAGGATGCTTTCAAAGATGCCATCGTAAAGTTTGCAAGCCGACAGCGCCGTTTTGGTTTGACTGGAACTCAAATCGATACTATTCGCGCTTTGTAA
- the frr gene encoding ribosome recycling factor: protein MINEIKTDAQTRMDKCVESTKTQMAKVRTGRAHPSLLDTIQVPYYGSLTPLKQVASVSIGDARTLNVSVFDRTMIAAVEKAIMSSDLGLNPMSAGATIRIPLPALTEERRKDLIKVVRAEAENGRIAVRNVRRDANSDVKALEKEKECTEDDVRRTEDEVQKFTDAHIKKIDEILAAKEKELMEF from the coding sequence GTGATAAACGAAATTAAAACAGATGCGCAAACACGCATGGATAAATGTGTAGAGTCAACAAAGACTCAAATGGCTAAGGTACGTACAGGTCGTGCACACCCAAGCTTACTTGATACAATTCAAGTGCCATACTACGGCTCTTTGACTCCATTAAAGCAGGTTGCTAGTGTTTCAATAGGTGATGCTCGTACACTAAATGTGTCAGTTTTTGACCGTACAATGATTGCTGCAGTTGAAAAAGCGATTATGAGCTCAGACCTTGGCTTGAACCCTATGTCTGCGGGTGCAACGATTCGTATTCCTCTACCGGCACTAACGGAAGAGCGTCGTAAAGACCTTATTAAAGTCGTGCGCGCTGAAGCTGAGAATGGCAGAATTGCAGTTCGAAATGTACGTCGTGATGCTAACTCAGATGTTAAAGCGCTTGAGAAAGAAAAAGAGTGTACTGAAGATGACGTTCGCCGCACCGAAGATGAAGTGCAGAAGTTTACCGATGCACACATCAAGAAAATTGATGAAATTCTAGCTGCAAAAGAAAAGGAATTGATGGAGTTCTAA
- the pyrH gene encoding UMP kinase, giving the protein MSTNPKPAYRRVLLKLSGEALMGEEGFGIDPKVLDRMGQEIKELVELGIQVGVVIGGGNLFRGEGLAEAGMNRVVGDHMGMLATVMNGLAMRDSLHRAYVNARLMSAIPLKGVCDDYNWAEAISLLKSGRVVIFAAGTGNPFCTTDSAACLRGIEIEAEIVIKGTKVDGVYSDDPVKNPEAVKYDQMGYNEVLDKELKVMDLAAFTLARDHNMPLLVFNMNKPGALRRVIMGEAEGTLINAG; this is encoded by the coding sequence ATGAGTACCAATCCTAAACCTGCTTATCGCCGTGTTCTTTTAAAATTAAGTGGCGAAGCCCTAATGGGTGAAGAAGGCTTCGGCATCGACCCTAAAGTGCTTGATCGAATGGGTCAGGAGATCAAAGAGCTAGTTGAGCTCGGTATTCAAGTCGGTGTTGTCATTGGTGGTGGTAACCTGTTTCGCGGTGAAGGATTAGCAGAAGCTGGCATGAATCGTGTTGTTGGTGACCATATGGGGATGCTTGCAACTGTGATGAATGGTTTGGCAATGCGTGATTCATTACACCGTGCATACGTAAACGCACGTTTAATGTCAGCAATACCGCTCAAAGGCGTTTGTGATGACTACAACTGGGCAGAGGCAATCAGCTTGCTTAAGTCTGGTCGTGTTGTTATTTTTGCTGCGGGTACAGGTAATCCTTTCTGTACTACAGATTCAGCAGCTTGTTTACGCGGTATCGAAATTGAAGCTGAAATCGTGATTAAAGGCACTAAGGTTGATGGCGTTTACTCTGATGATCCAGTTAAAAACCCTGAAGCCGTTAAGTACGATCAGATGGGTTACAACGAAGTCTTAGACAAAGAACTTAAAGTAATGGATTTGGCCGCATTTACCTTGGCTAGAGATCATAATATGCCATTACTAGTCTTTAACATGAATAAGCCTGGTGCATTGCGCCGTGTCATCATGGGCGAGGCTGAAGGGACGTTAATTAACGCTGGTTAA
- the tsf gene encoding translation elongation factor Ts: MAITAAQVKELRDRTGAGMMDCKKALTETNGDIELAIDNMRKSGAAKAAKKAGNIAAEGAILIKNGEGFAALLEVNCQTDFVAKDANFLAFANSVLDVASAAKVSIEDLKAQFEETRVALVAKIGENINVRRVEYIDGANLAQYRHGERIGVVVAGEADEETLKHVAMHVAASKPEFVNPEDVPADLVEKEKALQIEIAMNEGKPAEIAEKMVIGRMKKFTGEISLTGQAYIMEPKKTVGAVLKEKGASVSNFIRLEVGEGIAKKEEDFAAEVAAQIAATKG, encoded by the coding sequence ATGGCAATTACTGCTGCCCAAGTTAAAGAACTTCGTGACCGCACTGGCGCTGGCATGATGGACTGTAAGAAAGCTTTGACCGAAACTAACGGTGACATCGAGCTTGCAATTGACAACATGCGTAAGAGCGGTGCTGCAAAAGCTGCTAAAAAAGCGGGTAATATCGCTGCTGAAGGCGCAATCCTTATTAAGAATGGCGAAGGCTTCGCTGCTCTATTAGAAGTTAACTGTCAAACTGACTTCGTTGCAAAAGATGCTAACTTCCTAGCGTTTGCAAACTCAGTTCTAGACGTTGCTTCTGCTGCTAAAGTATCTATCGAAGACCTTAAAGCACAGTTCGAAGAAACTCGTGTTGCACTTGTTGCTAAGATCGGCGAAAACATCAACGTTCGTCGCGTTGAGTACATCGATGGTGCAAACCTAGCTCAGTACCGTCACGGTGAGCGTATCGGTGTTGTTGTTGCTGGTGAAGCTGACGAAGAAACACTTAAGCATGTTGCAATGCACGTTGCTGCTTCTAAGCCTGAATTCGTTAACCCTGAAGATGTTCCTGCTGATCTTGTTGAAAAAGAGAAAGCACTTCAGATCGAAATCGCTATGAACGAAGGCAAGCCTGCTGAGATTGCTGAGAAAATGGTTATCGGTCGTATGAAGAAGTTTACTGGTGAGATCTCTCTTACTGGCCAAGCTTACATCATGGAACCTAAGAAAACTGTTGGTGCAGTTCTTAAAGAGAAAGGTGCTTCAGTGTCTAACTTCATCCGTTTAGAAGTTGGTGAAGGTATCGCGAAGAAAGAAGAAGATTTTGCTGCTGAAGTTGCTGCACAAATCGCTGCTACTAAAGGTTAA
- the rpsB gene encoding 30S ribosomal protein S2 has translation MTTVSMRDMLQAGVHFGHQTRYWNPKMKPFIFGARNGVHIINLEHTVPMFNEALAFISNIASKKGKVLFVGTKRAASEAIKEAAVSCDQFYVDHRWLGGMLTNWKTVRQSIKRLKDLESQSIDGTFDKLTKKEALMRTRELEKLEKSLGGIKNMAGLPDVIFVIGADHEHIAIKEANNLGIPVVAVVDTNSSPDGINYIIPGNDDAMRSIRLYTESVATAAKAGRNQDLAVQAEQDGFVEAE, from the coding sequence ATGACTACAGTTTCAATGCGCGACATGCTACAAGCCGGTGTTCACTTCGGTCACCAAACTCGTTACTGGAACCCAAAGATGAAGCCATTCATCTTTGGCGCACGTAACGGCGTTCATATCATTAACCTAGAGCACACTGTGCCTATGTTCAATGAAGCATTAGCGTTCATCAGCAACATCGCTTCTAAAAAAGGTAAGGTTCTTTTCGTTGGTACTAAGCGTGCTGCGAGCGAAGCTATCAAAGAAGCTGCTGTTTCTTGTGACCAGTTCTACGTAGATCACCGTTGGTTAGGTGGTATGTTGACTAACTGGAAAACAGTTCGTCAATCAATTAAGCGTCTTAAAGATCTTGAAAGCCAGTCTATCGACGGTACTTTCGACAAGCTTACTAAGAAAGAAGCGCTTATGCGTACTCGTGAACTTGAGAAACTAGAAAAGTCTCTTGGTGGTATCAAGAACATGGCTGGCCTACCAGACGTGATCTTCGTAATCGGTGCTGACCACGAGCATATTGCTATTAAAGAAGCTAACAACCTAGGTATTCCTGTTGTTGCTGTTGTTGATACAAACTCTTCTCCAGACGGTATCAACTACATCATTCCTGGTAATGATGATGCTATGCGTTCTATCCGTCTTTACACTGAGTCTGTTGCTACTGCTGCTAAAGCTGGTCGTAACCAAGACCTAGCTGTTCAAGCTGAGCAAGACGGTTTCGTAGAAGCTGAATAA
- the map gene encoding type I methionyl aminopeptidase, translating to MSIVIKTAEEIEKMRAAGKLAAQVLEMIAPHVKAGTTTNELNDICAKFTEDNGAISAPLDYHGFPKSICTSVNEVICHGIPNDKPLVDGDIINIDITVIVDGYHGDTSKMFLIGDVSPKNARLCRIAQESLYASIKKVRPGMKLGEIGTLIEKFIKSKKTGLEKYSIVTDYCGHGIGAVFHEEPQVMHYKNNDKTVLRAGMCFTIEPMINAGRHTSVLDKNDNWTVSTSDGKNSAQWEHTLLVTKTGVEVLTLREEEKDLPRIINH from the coding sequence ATGAGTATTGTAATTAAGACGGCAGAAGAGATTGAAAAAATGCGTGCTGCAGGTAAATTGGCAGCCCAAGTTCTAGAAATGATTGCTCCTCACGTAAAAGCAGGTACCACCACTAATGAGCTAAATGACATATGTGCCAAGTTTACTGAAGATAATGGCGCAATCTCGGCTCCTCTTGATTATCATGGCTTTCCAAAGTCTATCTGTACCTCTGTAAATGAAGTGATTTGTCATGGTATTCCGAATGATAAGCCACTTGTTGATGGCGATATCATCAACATCGATATTACGGTGATCGTAGATGGTTACCACGGCGATACCTCTAAAATGTTCTTAATCGGTGACGTTAGCCCTAAGAACGCTCGCCTTTGCCGTATCGCACAAGAAAGTCTCTATGCCAGCATCAAGAAAGTCCGTCCAGGTATGAAACTCGGTGAAATTGGAACCTTAATCGAAAAGTTCATTAAATCTAAGAAGACCGGTCTAGAGAAATACAGCATCGTCACAGATTATTGCGGCCACGGCATCGGCGCAGTATTCCATGAAGAGCCGCAAGTGATGCATTATAAAAACAATGACAAAACCGTACTGCGCGCCGGTATGTGCTTTACCATTGAGCCTATGATTAATGCAGGTCGTCACACTAGCGTGCTTGATAAAAATGATAACTGGACAGTGAGCACCTCAGATGGCAAAAACTCAGCCCAATGGGAACATACCTTGTTAGTCACCAAAACAGGCGTTGAAGTGCTAACCCTACGTGAAGAGGAAAAAGATCTTCCGCGTATCATCAATCACTAA
- the glnD gene encoding bifunctional uridylyltransferase/uridylyl-removing protein GlnD, which translates to MNSAQTAKSVLIDLNNTLLDSFNSQSDIRAIVSERCQHVDALLQKEWVSHGLQQFTIALVAVGGYGRGELHPQSDVDLLFLTDGELTEQAEQALGKFITFIWDAGLEVGHSVRSIDETMAQGRSDITVATNLLESRLLCGPQGLYSTLYYNIRQDEFWPSSDFYVAKRDEQIARHERANAFDLEPNLKSCPGGLRDIQTVAWVAMRHFNANKLEDLVVYDFLEPHELDELLECQDFLWQLRCCLHLISGRDENRLLFDLQRQVADLMGYEDKTQLAVEQMMKRYYRTVRRVMELNQMLLQLFKRATLGHVKALEVVPINEQFQRCGKFIESLQPALFDSPENILKLFLCVAKNSNIKAIYAVTLRSLRQARRAQNQALMFHEQCRNIFMEILRHPRGIVALSLMHKHGILSAYLPAWRNIEGQMQFDLFHAYTVDEHTHRLLLNIERFSQPEQKEEFPLGSVLINQLPKKGLLVLAAIFHDIGKGRGGDHSKLGAVDALEFCKLHGLNDHDGRLVSWLVEHHLVMSVTAQRRDISDPDVISDFAAKVRDAVHLSYLYCLTVADICATNEKTWNSWKGSLLRDLYFGTQRVLARGKEKPVDIRGRVREHQAKAKKELLRRGIKEKNLDLLWQRFKADYFLRHQPNQIAWHAEAIIKHKQDETLVLISKHTTRGGTELFIYGKDKPKLFATVMAILDNKNINVHDATIMNSKDNYALDSFVILEQDGKPVSQLSRIQGIKKTLIKALSSDTAKLPKFRNLSRKMKPFKVATQVSFPPTRRHGTSMMELIALDAPGLLARIGEVLFRCEVRLLAAKITTIGERAEDFFLLQTADGEQLNEAQQIKLREALTSAL; encoded by the coding sequence ATGAATAGTGCCCAAACAGCAAAAAGTGTTCTTATCGACTTAAACAACACATTGCTAGACTCTTTTAATAGTCAATCTGATATTCGTGCAATCGTCAGCGAACGCTGTCAGCATGTAGATGCACTACTACAAAAAGAGTGGGTTTCTCATGGTTTACAACAATTCACTATCGCACTTGTTGCTGTTGGGGGCTATGGTCGAGGGGAGTTACACCCGCAATCTGATGTCGATTTGCTGTTTCTCACCGATGGAGAATTAACCGAGCAAGCAGAGCAAGCGCTGGGGAAGTTCATTACTTTTATATGGGATGCTGGTCTCGAGGTCGGTCACAGTGTTCGATCCATTGATGAAACCATGGCGCAAGGTCGCAGTGATATTACTGTCGCCACCAATTTACTTGAATCTCGTCTACTTTGCGGCCCGCAAGGACTCTATAGCACGCTATATTACAATATTCGCCAAGATGAGTTTTGGCCAAGCAGTGACTTCTATGTCGCTAAGCGTGATGAGCAGATTGCTCGACACGAAAGAGCTAACGCCTTCGATTTAGAGCCCAACTTAAAAAGTTGTCCCGGCGGTCTTAGAGATATTCAAACCGTCGCTTGGGTGGCAATGCGACACTTCAATGCTAATAAGTTAGAAGATTTGGTAGTTTACGATTTTCTTGAGCCACATGAACTGGATGAATTACTCGAATGCCAAGATTTTTTATGGCAATTACGTTGTTGCTTGCACTTAATTTCAGGCAGAGATGAAAATCGACTACTGTTTGACCTGCAGCGGCAAGTTGCCGATTTAATGGGCTATGAAGATAAAACTCAGCTCGCAGTAGAGCAAATGATGAAACGCTATTACCGTACAGTGAGACGAGTAATGGAACTAAACCAGATGCTTTTGCAGCTTTTTAAGCGCGCAACATTAGGCCATGTAAAAGCCTTAGAGGTTGTGCCGATAAATGAGCAGTTTCAGCGATGTGGAAAATTCATAGAAAGTCTTCAGCCAGCACTATTTGATAGCCCAGAGAACATTCTAAAACTGTTTCTTTGTGTTGCCAAAAATTCAAATATTAAAGCCATTTATGCGGTCACGCTGCGTAGCTTGAGACAAGCAAGACGAGCTCAAAATCAAGCATTAATGTTCCATGAGCAGTGCCGAAATATTTTTATGGAGATCTTACGTCACCCTCGAGGCATTGTAGCTCTGTCGCTGATGCATAAACATGGCATTTTATCGGCCTACCTGCCCGCTTGGAGAAATATTGAAGGTCAGATGCAGTTTGATCTTTTTCATGCTTATACCGTCGATGAACATACTCATAGACTTTTACTCAATATTGAACGTTTTTCCCAACCAGAGCAAAAAGAGGAGTTTCCACTCGGCTCGGTACTTATTAATCAATTGCCTAAGAAGGGACTATTAGTACTTGCTGCAATCTTTCATGATATCGGCAAAGGTCGTGGCGGTGATCATAGCAAACTTGGCGCTGTCGACGCGCTTGAGTTTTGTAAACTACACGGCTTGAATGATCATGATGGACGATTGGTAAGTTGGCTGGTTGAGCATCACCTTGTTATGTCGGTAACGGCTCAAAGACGCGATATTTCAGATCCTGATGTCATCAGTGATTTCGCAGCCAAAGTGCGTGATGCAGTTCATCTCAGTTACCTGTACTGCCTCACCGTAGCCGACATCTGTGCGACTAATGAAAAAACCTGGAATAGTTGGAAAGGCTCGCTACTTCGCGACCTATATTTCGGCACTCAGCGAGTATTGGCAAGAGGCAAAGAAAAACCTGTCGATATCAGAGGTAGAGTCCGCGAGCATCAAGCAAAAGCTAAAAAAGAGCTTTTACGTCGTGGCATAAAAGAGAAAAATTTAGATCTATTATGGCAACGCTTTAAAGCAGACTACTTTTTGCGCCATCAACCAAATCAAATAGCCTGGCATGCTGAAGCGATCATAAAACATAAGCAAGATGAAACCTTGGTGCTAATCTCTAAACATACTACTAGAGGCGGCACAGAGCTGTTTATATACGGTAAGGACAAACCTAAGCTGTTTGCCACTGTGATGGCTATTTTAGATAACAAAAATATCAATGTGCATGACGCAACGATCATGAACTCTAAAGACAACTACGCACTAGACTCTTTTGTGATTTTAGAACAAGATGGCAAGCCAGTATCTCAACTCTCACGCATTCAAGGCATTAAGAAGACGTTAATTAAAGCCCTGAGTAGTGATACGGCAAAGTTACCGAAATTTAGAAATCTTTCAAGAAAGATGAAACCTTTTAAAGTAGCCACTCAAGTCAGTTTCCCTCCTACCCGCCGTCATGGTACAAGTATGATGGAACTCATAGCATTAGATGCACCCGGGTTACTCGCTAGAATAGGCGAAGTATTGTTTCGATGCGAAGTTAGACTACTGGCAGCAAAGATCACCACCATTGGTGAGCGAGCAGAAGATTTCTTTCTGTTGCAAACAGCCGATGGCGAACAGTTAAATGAAGCTCAACAGATTAAATTACGAGAAGCACTCACAAGTGCACTTTAA
- the dapD gene encoding 2,3,4,5-tetrahydropyridine-2,6-dicarboxylate N-succinyltransferase translates to MEALRQRIEAAFEARAEISPTSVEPSVRADVENVIAMLDKGEARVAEKIDGEWHVHQWLKKAVLLSFRIFDNGVIDGGETKYFDKVPMKFADYDDARFREEAIRVVPPAAVRKGSYIGRNTVLMPSYVNLGAFVDEGSMVDTWATVGSCAQIGKNVHLSGGVGIGGVLEPLQAGPTIIEDNCFIGARSEIVEGVVVEEGSVISMGVYIGQSTRIFDRETGEVHYGRVPAGSVVVSGNLPSKCGTYSLYAAIIVKKVDAKTRGKVGINELLRIVD, encoded by the coding sequence ATGGAGGCTTTACGCCAACGTATAGAGGCGGCTTTTGAAGCTCGCGCAGAGATCAGCCCAACATCAGTAGAGCCAAGTGTTCGTGCCGATGTCGAAAATGTCATTGCAATGCTAGATAAAGGCGAAGCAAGAGTCGCAGAGAAAATTGACGGCGAATGGCATGTTCACCAGTGGCTAAAAAAAGCTGTGCTACTCTCATTCCGAATCTTCGATAACGGTGTAATCGACGGCGGCGAAACCAAATACTTCGATAAAGTGCCAATGAAGTTTGCTGACTATGATGATGCTCGCTTTAGAGAAGAAGCGATTCGAGTTGTACCACCAGCGGCAGTGCGCAAAGGCTCGTACATCGGCAGAAATACCGTATTAATGCCGTCTTATGTAAACCTTGGTGCTTTTGTTGATGAAGGCTCAATGGTTGATACATGGGCTACAGTAGGTTCTTGTGCCCAGATTGGTAAAAATGTGCACTTATCAGGCGGTGTCGGAATTGGTGGTGTTCTTGAGCCATTACAAGCTGGCCCAACTATTATTGAAGACAACTGTTTCATCGGCGCGCGTTCAGAAATTGTTGAAGGTGTAGTAGTTGAAGAAGGCAGTGTCATTTCAATGGGCGTATACATCGGCCAAAGTACTCGTATCTTTGATCGTGAGACTGGTGAAGTTCACTACGGCCGCGTTCCAGCGGGCTCAGTAGTGGTCTCAGGTAACTTACCATCAAAGTGTGGCACATATAGCTTGTACGCAGCAATCATCGTAAAGAAAGTTGATGCTAAGACGCGTGGTAAAGTAGGTATCAATGAGCTATTGCGCATTGTTGATTAA
- a CDS encoding DUF3718 domain-containing protein — translation MFKTLAVAGAALAMTFSANAAMTPQMENALISVCKAGASNSNYRFNNTIKSYRINKSRIFPRLVCNGESFYNFALNAGAEKTAAKIAPYAIGKVTIKDIAQTEQDSDLYVVNF, via the coding sequence ATGTTCAAAACACTCGCAGTAGCAGGCGCAGCGCTAGCAATGACATTTAGCGCTAATGCAGCAATGACACCACAAATGGAAAACGCGCTAATATCAGTATGTAAAGCAGGCGCAAGTAACAGTAATTATCGGTTCAATAATACAATCAAAAGTTATCGTATTAACAAAAGCCGAATATTCCCAAGACTGGTTTGTAATGGTGAATCATTCTATAACTTTGCCCTTAACGCTGGAGCAGAAAAAACAGCGGCCAAAATAGCCCCTTATGCTATAGGTAAAGTCACCATTAAAGATATTGCACAAACCGAACAAGACAGCGATCTTTACGTAGTAAACTTCTAA